CACGTTTTCTGAGAACTCCAGATTCTTGGCAGTATGCAGGCGACCGATATCCACGCGATCTCTTTTGCTCGGTCGGGCCCGATTTCGGGAGGTTAAACGACATTCGAGGCGATTACCCGACAAAATTACGCTGCTCGCGACCGTAAATCTACGGAAATTGCCAACTCATTTCACGACTTGGTTCTTGGTTTTGGCGATGCCTTTGAGGCCGATTTTCTGAGCTGGCAGCCCGACATCAATTCCTTTGACTTCCTATCGTCTGGTAAGCATGCCGAATTCGAAAGTGGGCCGCGAAAAGCGTTCGAACAATACCAGAACGATAAGCATTCAACTGGTCGCTTGGTGCCGAAAAAGAAATGGACGCCCCTTTCGCTCAATAGACCCGGAGGACCATGAGCTACGGGGCGTCCTACACTCGGGTGACAGACAGAATCACTGAAAAACTTACCGGTCAAAAAGTTCCCCCATTGCCCGGTTATTCTCCAGAAGTTGATGCACCTACGTGGGCAAAGTGAGTGGTAGGTATTTTTTTACTTGCGCGCGGAAACAATTCAGGTGTGGCAATAGGAAGTACGGGCTTTGACTGGAAAAACATCATCCTCAACTTTATTTCCGTGCTAGAGATTGCTGGCTTGGTCACCGCGATCGCCGGTTTCGTAATAGGTCCCCGATTGGGCTGGCGCTGTTGGGGATGGGAGGTGGTGGGTTGCAGGTAGACCAAGGGCGTGGAGAACTCTTTAAAGCCGCCAAGAAAAAAGTTTTGAGCTATCTACCGCAGGTGGCGCAGCAGCAGTATGCTGTAGTCCGAATGCCGCCTGTGAGTGTTTCGACACTTACGAGCGAGTAGTGTCGGATCTCATAAAGTTCGAATATCCGCGCTCGTAAAGCGGGACTCGAAAATCTCATCACTCAGATAGAATCGCGCGAACTCGATCGCGTCACAGACATGGATCGCCTACATCAGCTAGAACGCAACGTAGACGAATGTGTCCACGAGAACGAAGCAGCAAACAGAGTTTCCTAGCAGCCGATCGATCGTGCAGATGTCATACGGATGTTGACAGTGGCGCGAGTGGCACGCCACAGCGGTCGAAGTGAACGAACCCCTTGCGAGTTTTGCCAGGATGACCGGGTTGTCCGCCCGGTCGGCGCGGTGGGGGGTCGGAGGTCGGCTTGGGTTTGACCGGGTTCTCTAAGCGCTTGATGAGGTCGCTGGAAGGGAGCTTCGAGGAGGTCTGGGAGTCAGAATCGAGCAGACGTTTGAGGCGTTCGACCGCGGCGACGAGCTGCTCGATAACTTGCTGCTGCTGACGAAGCAAGTCAATCAATGCCGACTTGGGCATCTGCTCGAGAGCATCGCGGTCTTGAGGGAACTCGGGCAATAGCGGTGTCATGTCCTCAAGCTACCTTCACAGGTGCACTTGTCAAGCCCCTCACCTGAATCCTTAACTTTGAAACAAAGGGCGTGGGAGTTTCTCCTGATTTAACCGCTCTAAACTTTCATAACGTCCGACCCCAAGCATGGTGCAGAATGTCACTTAAGTAGCTAGCGACAAACGATAGTTTAGGATCGCTGCCGAAGCGACAGAGTGGTGTTGATGCGGGTTGTAGTGCAGCGGGTAAGGGCGTCGCAGGTAACAATAGCCAAAGAAACGACCGGTGCGATCGCGCGGGGGCTGATGTTATTGGTTGGGATTGCACCAACGGATACGGATGCCGAGCTTGCATGGATGGCGCGTAAATGTTTGTACCTGCGGTTGTTTCCGGGAGAGGATGGCACGGCGTGGGCGCGGTCGGTTGCCGATATCAGCGGTGAGTTGCTGGTGGTCAGCCAGTTCACGCTGTACGGGGACTGCCGCAAGGGACGGCGACCATCGTTTATCGGCGCCTCAACACCAACCGTTGCCGAGGCACTGTACGATCGCTTCGCGGAGTTGTTGCGAGCAAGCGGGCTGCGCGTGGCGACGGGTAAGTTTGGTGCGGACATGCAGGTTCGCATCGACAATGACGGACCCGTAACGCTCTTATTAGAACGCGAGGCCGGCACATGAAAGATCAAGAACATCCGCGATCGCGCCAAGACCGTGATGTCGTCAATCGCTTATTGCGGGACGGTCCGACGGAGGCAAACTTAATCGACCTGGCGCGGTTGCGCATCCGATACAATGGATTTCCTGGCGCACGTGCTATCCAACGCGACCTCGATCTGCTGTTACAGCAGTGGCAACTGGACGAAGACAGTCTGTTTGCCCGCACGCGTGCCCTATACGTCAGCCGCAATCTGCAAGGGCATTCTTCCCTCACCGACGAGCAGGATTGGAGTTGAGAACTGGGGGATGCAGCAGTCATGCTATTCAGATCCCGCAGTTCAGTTTCGCACTCGAACCCGATAGCCCAACTCCAACGGCGCGTTCAACAGTTCCTGTGAATTCAAACTCCCAAGGTCTCGTTACGTATAGTGCGCTGCAAGCTCCAATCCAGAGTCGCGCTCCGGAGCAAAATTTCCCAAAACATGACTATGTGGTGCGTCTAAGCGTGGTGAGTGCAGTTGGGATTCCTACACCAAACACCACCGTAGTGTAATCGCCAGAACAACTGCGAAAACTGCAAGCGCGATTGGTGGGGGGCGAGCGAAAAATCACTCCGTTGCGTCGCCGGTTGGACGCGCGCGACCAGCCAATCTGATGCCCAAGCTACGTTCTAAGGACGCAAGTATTTGATCGCGTGTTGGATGCGATAGTACGCAGCGTCATTGCCCTCGGCGCGAAAGATTTCTCCCGCTTGCTGCAAGTCGTTAACCGCACCCGTGTAATCGTGCAGCTTGGCACGAGCAAAACCGCGATTGCCCAGCGCCTGAGCGAAGTCGGGTTTGCGGTCGATCGCGCGCGTGAAGTCGGCGATCGCGTCTTCGAACTTGCCGAGATTGAGGTACACAAGTCCTCGGTTGTAGTACACGTCCGAGAGGCTGGGGTCGACCGCGATCGCGCGGTCGTAATCGGAAATCGCACCGATGTAATCTTCGAAGCGTGCCCGCGCTAGCCCGCGATTGCCTAGTGCCTTTGCGAAGTTTGGATCGATGGAAATCGCTTCTGTAAACTCGTCAATTGCCTGTTCGTAGTCACCCGCGCGCACGCTATCTTCGCCTGCTTCGAACAGTGCCTCCGCCTTCTCACGTGCAGGCGAGCCTTCGGGAAGCGATTGTGCCAGTTGGGTTTTGATATTCCCTTTAATATTGTCTTTGGTATTGGCTTTGAAATTGTTTTTGCCGATAGATAGCTCCTCAGTAGCCGGATCGAGTGAGGTAGAACTACAGCTTGCGAGCGCAAGCGCGGCAACACCAAGGAACATCACTAAATAATGTCGGGCGAACATAAGCATTACTAACAGCAACAGTATCTCACAAGCTTATCAATACTCTTTTCCTAGGGTTTCCCGCCCAATCACCCCAGGAAATGTCATAAAGTCGCTTTCGCACCGTCAATGAAGTTCAATCCTAACCTTATTACACATTCCACGTCCCATCTCGTATTCGAACGATTGGCTTTCAGAGGATTAGAAGGTCTGAGCGTCAATCCAACTTCGAGCGCTGGCGCTTGCGTCTCAGGGAGGATACGGTCAAAACTCCAAGGGTCACTCCTGTCAGCGGAAGTGCGAACCCTAGCATTGCGGCGCTAAACATGGGCAATTGCTCGTGCTGCGTCGAGTCCAAGATTAAAAATGCTACGTACGCCAAATAGTAGAGGAGGAAGAGGCCGCCTTCCCAACGGCTGATCTGGTTGCCCGTGACGAAGATCGGCAAGCAGGCAACGGCGACGGCAATCATGATCGGAATGTCGAGGTTGAGGGCCGGATCCGATATCGCAACACCGTTCGGCGCAACGACGCTGGCAAGACCCAAGACAGCTAGGATGTTGAAGATATTGCTACCAACTACGTTACCCACAGCAATATCGCGTTCGCCGCGTAAGCTCGCAACCACCGAAGTCGCCCCTTCCGGTAGGGACGTTCCCAACGCCACAACGGTCAAACCAATAACCAATTCGCTGAGCCCGAACGAGCGCGCGATCGCCGTGGCACCGGTCACCAACCAGCGAGAGCCGAACAGCAGCAACGCCGCTCCGCCGAAAATCAAGCCCAGATCCTGGACCCACTCTCCAGTTGAGGCCGACTCTGGCAACGCAACTTCGGCAGAGTCGGGATCGTTAGGGTCGCTCCTACGGCGACTTTGGTGGAGAAGAAACCA
The sequence above is a segment of the Rubidibacter lacunae KORDI 51-2 genome. Coding sequences within it:
- a CDS encoding calcium/sodium antiporter, yielding MTFSDVALFAIGLVLLIAGAELLVRGAARLAALAGISPLAIGLTVVAYGTSTPELAVSLRANFTAQAGISVGNIVGSNICNVLLILGISATLAPLIVQQQLVRLDVPIMIGVSVLMLMFGLDGAIDRADGILFVVGAIVYTWFLLHQSRRRSDPNDPDSAEVALPESASTGEWVQDLGLIFGGAALLLFGSRWLVTGATAIARSFGLSELVIGLTVVALGTSLPEGATSVVASLRGERDIAVGNVVGSNIFNILAVLGLASVVAPNGVAISDPALNLDIPIMIAVAVACLPIFVTGNQISRWEGGLFLLYYLAYVAFLILDSTQHEQLPMFSAAMLGFALPLTGVTLGVLTVSSLRRKRQRSKLD
- a CDS encoding tetratricopeptide repeat protein → MFARHYLVMFLGVAALALASCSSTSLDPATEELSIGKNNFKANTKDNIKGNIKTQLAQSLPEGSPAREKAEALFEAGEDSVRAGDYEQAIDEFTEAISIDPNFAKALGNRGLARARFEDYIGAISDYDRAIAVDPSLSDVYYNRGLVYLNLGKFEDAIADFTRAIDRKPDFAQALGNRGFARAKLHDYTGAVNDLQQAGEIFRAEGNDAAYYRIQHAIKYLRP
- the dtd gene encoding D-aminoacyl-tRNA deacylase; protein product: MRVVVQRVRASQVTIAKETTGAIARGLMLLVGIAPTDTDAELAWMARKCLYLRLFPGEDGTAWARSVADISGELLVVSQFTLYGDCRKGRRPSFIGASTPTVAEALYDRFAELLRASGLRVATGKFGADMQVRIDNDGPVTLLLEREAGT
- a CDS encoding DUF6444 domain-containing protein, with product MTPLLPEFPQDRDALEQMPKSALIDLLRQQQQVIEQLVAAVERLKRLLDSDSQTSSKLPSSDLIKRLENPVKPKPTSDPPPRRPGGQPGHPGKTRKGFVHFDRCGVPLAPLSTSV
- a CDS encoding DUF3288 family protein, with translation MKDQEHPRSRQDRDVVNRLLRDGPTEANLIDLARLRIRYNGFPGARAIQRDLDLLLQQWQLDEDSLFARTRALYVSRNLQGHSSLTDEQDWS